One segment of Proteus appendicitidis DNA contains the following:
- a CDS encoding serine hydrolase encodes MKKNIPSVLGKVTAGMGLLLIISSPSFAVNNPVPPQIEAKSYVLMDYNSGKILASEKLDERLDPASLTKIMSSYVVGQAIKEGRMSPDDTVIVGRNAWATGNPVLKGSSLMFLKPGDQVKVIDLNRGMVIQSGNDASIALAEHVAGSQETFVDLMNSYAKNLGLKNTHFKTVHGLDSDGQYTTAQDMALLTAAMIRDVPSEYEIHKEKEFTFNNIRQPNRNRLLWNKNMNVDGVKTGHTNGAGYNLVSSATEGDMRLIAVVLGTPSDKVRFAESEKLLGWGFRFFETVTPVKADTPLTTQKVWYGDKGEVALGVANDASITIPKGELKNLKASFTLTNPVLEAPLTQNQVVGTVNFLLNDEVIEQRPLVVKEAVEEGGFFSRIWDFVVKTVSGWFNAIFG; translated from the coding sequence ATGAAAAAAAATATTCCATCTGTTCTGGGTAAGGTTACCGCGGGAATGGGTTTACTGCTAATTATTTCTAGTCCTTCATTTGCAGTAAATAATCCAGTGCCTCCTCAAATAGAGGCAAAATCTTATGTATTAATGGATTACAACAGCGGAAAAATTCTGGCATCAGAAAAACTTGATGAGCGTTTAGATCCCGCCAGTCTTACAAAAATCATGAGTAGCTACGTTGTTGGGCAAGCGATTAAAGAAGGTCGTATGTCACCTGACGATACAGTTATTGTTGGGCGTAATGCGTGGGCAACGGGCAATCCGGTATTGAAAGGATCATCATTGATGTTCTTGAAACCGGGTGATCAGGTCAAAGTGATTGATTTAAATCGCGGTATGGTTATTCAATCTGGTAATGATGCCAGTATTGCATTAGCAGAACATGTTGCGGGTAGTCAGGAAACCTTCGTTGATTTAATGAATTCCTATGCTAAGAATCTCGGTTTAAAAAATACACATTTTAAAACCGTTCATGGGCTAGATTCTGATGGGCAATATACCACCGCACAAGATATGGCATTGCTCACCGCAGCCATGATCCGTGATGTTCCTTCAGAGTATGAAATTCATAAAGAAAAAGAATTTACATTCAACAATATTCGTCAGCCAAACCGTAACCGTTTATTGTGGAATAAAAATATGAATGTCGATGGTGTGAAAACAGGTCACACTAATGGAGCAGGGTATAACCTTGTTTCTTCGGCAACTGAAGGTGATATGCGCCTGATTGCTGTTGTTTTAGGAACACCATCAGACAAAGTGCGTTTTGCGGAAAGTGAAAAATTATTAGGCTGGGGTTTCCGCTTTTTTGAAACGGTAACTCCTGTAAAAGCAGATACACCACTGACAACTCAAAAAGTGTGGTATGGCGATAAAGGCGAAGTGGCATTAGGAGTTGCTAATGATGCCTCAATTACCATTCCTAAAGGTGAATTGAAAAATCTGAAAGCCTCTTTTACTTTAACCAATCCTGTATTAGAAGCACCGTTAACTCAAAATCAGGTTGTAGGTACAGTTAACTTTTTATTAAATGATGAAGTGATTGAACAACGTCCATTAGTTGTAAAAGAAGCGGTTGAGGAAGGCGGTTTCTTTAGTCGTATTTGGGATTTTGTGGTTAAAACAGTATCCGGTTGGTTTAATGCTATTTTTGGTTAA
- a CDS encoding formate--tetrahydrofolate ligase → MKSDIQISQEAHLLPIQDIAKNLNIDQDDIEFYGKYKAKFSHSIWPKIATKKPGKLVLVTAINPTPAGEGKTTVTVGLGQALSHLGKNAIIALREPSLGPCFGIKGGATGGGYSQVVPMEDLNLHFTGDFHAITSANNLLAAMLDNSIYQGNPLNIDPKKIVFKRCMDMNDRTLRHIVVGLGGEKDGITREDNFVITVASEIMSILCLAADIDDLKQRLSRIIVAYSYHGDPVTANDLQAVGAMASLLKDAINPNLVQTLENTPAIIHGGPFANIAHGCNSVRATKLALQLADITVTEAGFGADLGAEKFFDIKCRISGLRPDCAVIVVTTKALKYNGGLGKGEWNNEDLVALEKGIVNLEKHIENLKKYGLPVIVSLNAYITDSIAEHQFIEQFCQERDCRFAMTKVWEKGGEGGIELAKQVIDTLENEPSQFQLIYPDDVSLSQKIDIVAKEIYGADGVTYSQHARKMLEKIESMGFAHFPVCMAKTQYSLSDDPSLLGRPTDFTINVREVYVSAGAGFVVALTGSITTMPGLPKTPAAIAVNVDNQGKIDGLI, encoded by the coding sequence ATGAAATCAGATATTCAAATCTCCCAAGAAGCGCACCTCTTACCTATTCAGGACATTGCTAAAAATTTAAATATTGATCAAGACGATATCGAGTTTTATGGCAAGTACAAAGCCAAATTTAGCCACAGCATTTGGCCAAAAATTGCGACAAAAAAGCCCGGAAAATTAGTTTTAGTGACAGCAATAAACCCAACACCGGCTGGTGAAGGTAAAACAACGGTGACTGTTGGATTAGGGCAAGCACTGAGTCATCTAGGAAAAAATGCCATTATTGCATTGCGTGAACCCTCTTTAGGTCCTTGCTTTGGCATTAAAGGTGGGGCAACCGGTGGTGGTTATTCACAAGTTGTTCCGATGGAAGATCTCAACCTTCATTTTACTGGCGATTTTCATGCTATTACCTCTGCCAATAACCTACTTGCAGCCATGCTTGATAATTCGATTTATCAAGGTAATCCTTTAAATATCGATCCTAAAAAAATCGTGTTTAAACGTTGTATGGATATGAACGATCGTACTTTACGTCATATTGTTGTGGGATTAGGTGGCGAAAAAGACGGTATCACCAGAGAAGATAATTTTGTTATTACTGTTGCCTCTGAAATTATGTCTATCCTATGTTTAGCCGCGGATATTGATGATTTAAAACAACGACTTTCTCGCATCATTGTTGCTTATTCTTATCATGGTGATCCAGTTACAGCAAACGATCTACAAGCTGTCGGGGCAATGGCAAGTTTATTAAAAGATGCTATTAATCCTAATTTAGTACAAACACTCGAAAATACTCCCGCCATTATTCATGGAGGTCCTTTTGCTAATATCGCCCATGGATGCAATAGCGTAAGGGCGACAAAACTTGCGCTTCAACTTGCTGATATTACGGTGACAGAAGCTGGTTTTGGTGCTGATTTAGGTGCTGAAAAATTCTTTGATATAAAATGCCGGATCAGTGGATTACGACCTGATTGTGCCGTGATTGTTGTCACCACCAAAGCGCTAAAATATAACGGTGGCTTAGGTAAAGGCGAATGGAACAATGAAGATTTAGTTGCCCTTGAAAAAGGCATTGTAAATCTTGAAAAACACATTGAAAACCTTAAAAAATATGGCTTACCCGTCATTGTCTCTCTTAATGCTTATATCACTGATAGTATTGCAGAGCACCAATTTATCGAACAATTTTGCCAAGAGAGAGATTGTCGCTTCGCAATGACTAAAGTATGGGAAAAAGGCGGCGAAGGTGGTATTGAATTGGCTAAGCAAGTGATTGATACGCTTGAAAATGAACCGAGCCAATTTCAATTAATTTATCCTGATGATGTCTCACTTAGTCAAAAAATCGATATTGTTGCCAAAGAAATTTATGGCGCAGATGGTGTGACTTATAGCCAACATGCTCGTAAAATGTTAGAAAAGATAGAAAGTATGGGTTTTGCTCATTTCCCTGTTTGCATGGCAAAAACGCAATATTCACTCTCAGATGATCCCTCATTATTAGGTCGCCCGACTGACTTTACAATAAACGTTCGTGAAGTGTATGTTTCTGCTGGCGCTGGCTTTGTTGTTGCCTTAACAGGCTCTATCACAACGATGCCCGGATTACCGAAAACACCTGCTGCTATCGCGGTTAATGTTGATAATCAAGGTAAAATAGATGGGCTTATTTAA
- a CDS encoding L-serine ammonia-lyase produces the protein MVSVFDIFKIGIGPSSSHTVGPMKAGKEFVDLLAEKNLLSSVSRVIVDVYGSLSLTGKGHATDIAIIMGLAGNLPDTVDIDSIAPFIKQVEATGRLMLANGIKEVDFPVEGGMNFHKTNLPLHENGMTITAYNSEQVLLKKTYYSIGGGFIVDEEHFGQPAENTVQVPYPYQYAADLRRHCKETGLSLSALVMQNELALRSKEEISAHFAAVWDVMKSGIERGVNTEGLLPGPLRVPRRASALRRMLVTEDKTTTDPMTVVDWINMFALAVNEENAAGGRVVTAPTNGACGIIPAVLSYYDKFIRPVNENSYTRFFLVAGVIGSLYKMNASISGAEVGCQGEVGVACSMAAGALTELLGGSPEQVCIAAEIAMEHNLGLTCDPVAGQVQVPCIERNAIAAVQAVNSSRMALRRVSDPRICLDKVIETMYETGKDINAKYRETSQGGLAIKISCD, from the coding sequence ATGGTTAGCGTCTTTGATATTTTTAAAATCGGTATCGGCCCTTCAAGCTCCCACACCGTAGGTCCAATGAAAGCAGGTAAAGAATTCGTCGATTTACTTGCTGAAAAAAATCTTCTCTCTTCTGTTTCCCGCGTTATCGTTGATGTTTATGGCTCTTTATCTTTAACAGGTAAAGGTCATGCAACGGATATTGCTATTATTATGGGACTCGCAGGAAATTTACCTGATACTGTCGATATTGATTCTATTGCCCCATTTATTAAACAAGTAGAAGCAACCGGTCGCTTAATGCTGGCAAATGGCATAAAAGAAGTCGATTTTCCGGTTGAAGGCGGTATGAATTTTCATAAAACTAATCTTCCCCTCCATGAAAATGGCATGACCATTACCGCTTATAACAGTGAGCAAGTTTTATTGAAAAAAACCTATTATTCTATTGGTGGCGGTTTTATTGTTGATGAAGAACATTTTGGCCAACCTGCAGAAAATACGGTTCAAGTTCCTTATCCTTATCAATATGCGGCTGATTTACGTCGCCATTGCAAAGAAACAGGGCTTTCTTTATCAGCATTAGTGATGCAAAACGAATTAGCATTACGTAGCAAAGAAGAAATTTCGGCTCATTTCGCGGCTGTTTGGGACGTGATGAAGTCAGGTATTGAGCGCGGTGTAAATACCGAAGGCTTATTGCCGGGGCCATTACGCGTACCTCGCCGTGCTTCTGCATTACGTCGTATGCTAGTCACAGAAGATAAAACGACAACCGATCCAATGACAGTTGTTGACTGGATTAATATGTTTGCACTTGCTGTGAATGAAGAAAATGCAGCTGGTGGACGTGTTGTTACAGCGCCAACAAACGGTGCCTGTGGCATTATCCCAGCAGTATTGTCTTACTATGATAAATTTATTCGTCCTGTAAATGAAAATTCTTACACTCGCTTTTTCTTAGTTGCTGGTGTTATTGGTTCACTTTACAAAATGAATGCATCTATCTCAGGCGCTGAAGTCGGTTGTCAAGGTGAAGTCGGTGTTGCTTGTTCAATGGCAGCAGGTGCGTTAACTGAGCTTTTAGGCGGTAGCCCAGAACAAGTTTGTATTGCAGCAGAAATTGCGATGGAGCATAACTTAGGGCTTACTTGCGACCCAGTGGCAGGACAAGTACAAGTTCCGTGTATTGAACGTAATGCTATCGCAGCCGTACAAGCTGTAAACTCATCTCGTATGGCTTTACGTCGTGTTAGCGATCCTCGTATTTGTTTAGATAAAGTCATTGAAACAATGTACGAAACAGGCAAAGACATTAATGCTAAATATCGTGAAACCTCTCAAGGTGGATTAGCCATTAAAATTTCTTGTGACTAA
- a CDS encoding HAAAP family serine/threonine permease, translated as MDTTKVGSIASGNTQGDYKTWRKSDTVWMLGLYGTAIGAGVLFLPINAGIGGLIPLLIMLVLAFPMTFFAHRGMCRFVLSGKNPGEDITEVVEEHFGKTAGKLITLLYFFAIYPILLVYSVAITNTVESFIVNQMHMAAPPRAILSLILIIGIMSIIRFGEQAIVKAMSVLVFPFVAVLMVLALYLIPEWNGAVLDTLSFDHATTSGMGQGLLVTLWLAIPVMVFSFNHSPIISAFAVAKREEYGENAEKKCSRILAYAHIMMVITVMFFVFSCVFSLTPENLAEAKAQNISILSYLANHFEAPVIAYIAPFIAFVAITKSFLGHYLGAREGFNGLIIKSLREKGKTIEKDRLNKITALFMLVTTWIVATLNPSILGMIETLGGPIIAMLLFLMPMYAIRKVPAMKKYEGHISNVFVVVMGLIAISAVFYSLINSFIS; from the coding sequence ATGGATACAACCAAAGTTGGTTCTATCGCGTCGGGTAACACCCAAGGTGATTACAAAACATGGCGTAAGTCAGATACAGTATGGATGTTAGGTTTATACGGTACGGCTATCGGTGCTGGTGTTCTATTTTTACCTATCAACGCAGGGATTGGTGGTTTAATTCCTCTGCTTATCATGTTAGTACTTGCGTTCCCTATGACCTTCTTTGCACACCGTGGTATGTGCCGCTTTGTGTTATCAGGTAAAAACCCAGGTGAAGATATCACTGAAGTTGTTGAAGAACACTTTGGTAAAACAGCAGGTAAATTAATCACCCTGCTCTATTTCTTCGCAATTTATCCTATTCTATTGGTTTATAGTGTTGCTATCACCAATACAGTAGAAAGCTTTATTGTGAACCAAATGCACATGGCTGCACCACCTCGCGCAATTTTATCGCTGATACTGATTATTGGTATCATGTCGATTATCCGCTTTGGTGAACAAGCTATCGTTAAAGCAATGAGCGTTTTAGTATTCCCATTTGTTGCGGTCCTGATGGTCTTAGCACTGTATCTGATCCCAGAGTGGAATGGTGCGGTTCTTGATACTCTCTCTTTTGATCACGCAACTACATCAGGTATGGGTCAAGGTCTATTAGTAACCTTATGGTTAGCTATCCCTGTAATGGTGTTCTCTTTTAACCACTCTCCAATCATCTCTGCGTTTGCTGTTGCAAAACGTGAAGAATACGGCGAAAACGCTGAGAAAAAATGTTCACGCATTTTAGCTTATGCACACATCATGATGGTTATCACCGTAATGTTCTTCGTGTTTAGCTGTGTATTTAGCTTAACACCAGAGAACTTAGCTGAAGCAAAAGCACAGAACATCAGTATTCTGTCTTACCTTGCTAACCATTTTGAAGCGCCTGTTATCGCTTATATTGCTCCATTTATTGCTTTCGTTGCGATCACTAAATCATTCTTAGGTCACTACTTAGGTGCTCGTGAAGGTTTCAATGGTTTAATCATCAAATCACTGCGTGAGAAAGGTAAAACAATCGAAAAAGATCGTTTAAACAAAATCACTGCACTGTTTATGCTGGTTACAACTTGGATTGTTGCAACATTAAACCCAAGCATTTTAGGTATGATTGAAACATTAGGTGGCCCAATCATCGCGATGTTACTGTTCCTGATGCCAATGTATGCAATCCGTAAAGTACCAGCAATGAAGAAATATGAAGGCCATATCAGCAACGTATTTGTTGTAGTCATGGGTCTTATCGCAATCTCAGCAGTTTTCTATAGCTTAATTAACTCTTTCATTAGTTAA
- the ybjG gene encoding undecaprenyl-diphosphate phosphatase encodes MLEQFNLAVFSMMNATPAASPLEIGTAIIIAKYLVYLFPLSLVFYWLWGNEKHLSQHRTLVCKAAISLVIALSISWVIGAIAPHARPFAANIGYNFLDHDATPSFPSNHGTFVFTIALAYLFWHNSKRIGYIMLGLGLAIAWSRIYLGVHWPIDMIGAFIVALLSCGLCQIFWSKGGDILQKWVQQLYQLCFAYPIRKGWTKA; translated from the coding sequence TTGCTGGAACAATTCAATTTAGCCGTATTTTCAATGATGAATGCAACACCTGCGGCATCTCCTTTAGAAATCGGTACGGCGATAATTATTGCTAAGTACCTTGTCTATCTTTTTCCGTTATCTTTAGTGTTCTATTGGTTATGGGGTAATGAAAAACATCTTAGCCAGCACAGAACATTGGTATGTAAAGCGGCTATCTCTTTAGTTATCGCACTTTCTATCTCTTGGGTGATTGGTGCTATTGCGCCTCATGCGCGCCCTTTTGCAGCCAACATTGGCTACAATTTTCTTGATCACGATGCAACACCATCATTCCCAAGTAACCATGGTACGTTTGTTTTCACCATTGCTTTAGCTTATCTCTTTTGGCATAACAGCAAACGTATTGGCTATATTATGCTCGGTTTAGGGCTTGCGATTGCTTGGTCGCGTATCTATCTTGGTGTACATTGGCCAATCGATATGATTGGTGCCTTTATTGTTGCTCTACTTTCTTGTGGCCTTTGCCAGATCTTCTGGTCTAAAGGTGGAGACATACTCCAAAAATGGGTACAACAGCTCTATCAGCTCTGTTTTGCTTATCCTATTCGCAAGGGTTGGACAAAGGCATAA
- a CDS encoding secondary thiamine-phosphate synthase enzyme YjbQ gives MWFQKNIVLNARPRGFHLITQALIQELPELRQYKIGIAHFFIQHTSASLTINENADPTVRSDFENFFNQSVKENEDYYLHTYEGSDDIPAHIKSSLLGQSVTVPISQGELNLGVWQGIYLGEHRNHGGNRRIIVTLQGECY, from the coding sequence ATGTGGTTCCAGAAAAATATAGTCCTTAATGCACGACCAAGAGGATTTCACTTAATTACACAAGCATTGATTCAAGAATTACCGGAACTAAGACAATATAAAATTGGAATTGCTCATTTTTTTATTCAACATACATCGGCTTCATTAACGATTAATGAAAATGCTGATCCGACAGTACGAAGCGACTTTGAAAATTTCTTTAATCAAAGCGTAAAAGAGAACGAAGATTACTATCTTCACACTTATGAAGGCAGTGATGATATACCTGCGCATATTAAAAGTAGCTTACTTGGGCAAAGTGTTACGGTTCCTATTAGTCAAGGTGAACTGAATTTAGGGGTTTGGCAGGGAATTTATCTTGGTGAACATCGTAATCACGGTGGTAATCGTCGTATTATTGTGACATTGCAAGGTGAGTGTTACTAA
- a CDS encoding GrxA family glutaredoxin, which yields MFVVIFGRPGCPYCVRAKQLAETLSEKRDDFDFRYVDIQAEGITKADLSKTVGKPVETVPQIFIDEKHIGGCTDFEAYAKENLGIYN from the coding sequence ATGTTTGTTGTCATTTTTGGTCGCCCTGGTTGTCCATACTGTGTTCGTGCAAAACAACTGGCTGAAACTTTGTCTGAAAAACGTGACGATTTCGATTTCCGCTATGTAGATATTCAAGCTGAAGGAATTACAAAAGCTGATTTATCTAAAACTGTCGGTAAACCTGTTGAAACTGTGCCACAAATTTTTATTGATGAGAAACACATTGGTGGTTGCACAGATTTTGAAGCTTATGCTAAAGAAAATTTAGGCATCTACAATTAA
- a CDS encoding YbjC family protein — protein MEKPSNRDMKSLSDMPKPIIIIEIIGIVLLVIAYLYINQYMTSPQWLGTYTGQLTLVVLGVICMIPPAIHIVWRAIYRLTFLGIDHKSLNSKKKKENNRE, from the coding sequence ATGGAAAAGCCTTCAAATCGAGATATGAAATCACTATCAGATATGCCAAAACCCATTATCATCATTGAAATAATCGGGATTGTTTTATTGGTGATTGCTTATCTTTATATCAATCAATATATGACCTCTCCGCAGTGGCTAGGAACATATACAGGACAATTAACATTAGTTGTTTTAGGGGTTATCTGCATGATCCCGCCCGCTATCCATATTGTATGGCGTGCTATTTATCGATTAACTTTTTTAGGGATTGACCATAAATCCCTAAATAGTAAAAAGAAAAAAGAGAATAACAGAGAATAG
- a CDS encoding YbjN domain-containing protein, producing MNAVVTTDLDQLKSWLDELQIAYYECDSCQALHLPHLQYISGIFDAKIDILEDVLVFTAIAELKPSAIVPLMANLSQINASSLFIKTFLEISDENLPKLVFCQSFPVAAGISLNQFDLFLQKAEEQSAEVVREIFNNGFLYGEKQESENEEDEEDVEINSASTDSSYTVH from the coding sequence ATGAACGCTGTTGTGACTACCGATCTGGATCAGCTAAAGTCTTGGCTTGATGAATTACAGATTGCTTATTATGAATGTGACTCTTGTCAGGCGTTACATTTACCGCATCTTCAATATATCAGTGGTATTTTTGATGCCAAAATTGATATTCTTGAGGATGTACTTGTATTTACCGCTATCGCTGAGCTAAAACCGTCAGCCATAGTGCCATTAATGGCAAATCTAAGCCAAATTAATGCAAGCTCTTTATTTATTAAAACATTTCTAGAAATTAGTGATGAGAACTTACCAAAATTAGTCTTCTGCCAATCATTCCCAGTTGCTGCGGGTATCTCACTTAATCAATTTGACCTATTCTTACAAAAAGCAGAAGAGCAATCTGCTGAAGTCGTCAGGGAAATTTTTAATAACGGTTTCTTGTATGGCGAAAAGCAAGAAAGTGAAAACGAAGAAGACGAAGAAGATGTTGAGATAAATAGCGCATCAACTGACTCCTCCTATACTGTACATTAA
- the rlmC gene encoding 23S rRNA (uracil(747)-C(5))-methyltransferase RlmC translates to MQCARFSAGECHSCEWLSLAYPEQIKKKQHSLLALLPEDYAFDKLAPVESQQAQFRNKAKMVVSGSVERPVLGLKTKDGMAVDLCECPLYPVSFAPVFPVLKTFIAKAGLVPYDIERRRGELKFILLTESRSNRTMMLRFVLRSEKKLEQLRKALPWLQAQLPQLAVISVNIQPVHMAILEGEQEIILTEKTFLDESFNQIPLHIRPRGFFQTNPAVASSLYATAGRWVRELNITHLWDMFCGSGGFGLHCADKSTQLTGIEISPEAIECARLSAQELGLEHVEFQALDSTGYALAKESVPELVLVNPPRRGIGEALCGYLNKMKPRFILYSSCNAQTMAKDIQQLSHYQIDRVQLFDMFPHTSHYEVLTLLVLQDD, encoded by the coding sequence ATGCAATGCGCACGATTTAGTGCGGGTGAATGTCATTCTTGTGAGTGGCTTTCTCTTGCTTATCCTGAACAAATCAAGAAAAAACAGCACAGCTTATTAGCATTACTTCCAGAAGATTATGCTTTTGATAAATTAGCGCCAGTAGAAAGCCAACAGGCACAGTTTCGTAATAAAGCAAAAATGGTCGTCAGTGGGAGTGTCGAAAGACCTGTCTTAGGCTTAAAAACGAAAGACGGTATGGCTGTCGATTTATGTGAATGTCCACTGTACCCAGTTTCTTTTGCACCCGTGTTTCCTGTTTTAAAAACATTTATTGCAAAAGCAGGGTTAGTGCCTTACGACATCGAACGGCGCCGCGGTGAACTCAAGTTTATTTTATTAACTGAGAGTCGAAGTAATCGCACTATGATGTTGCGCTTTGTTTTGCGCTCAGAAAAAAAACTAGAACAACTTCGCAAAGCACTTCCTTGGTTACAAGCGCAATTGCCTCAATTAGCGGTTATCTCCGTGAATATTCAACCTGTTCATATGGCTATTTTGGAAGGCGAGCAAGAAATTATTCTGACTGAAAAAACGTTCTTGGATGAATCATTTAACCAAATTCCATTGCATATTCGCCCAAGAGGCTTTTTTCAAACTAATCCAGCGGTGGCTTCATCACTTTATGCCACAGCAGGTCGTTGGGTAAGAGAATTAAATATCACGCATTTGTGGGATATGTTTTGTGGTTCAGGGGGCTTTGGGTTGCATTGTGCAGATAAATCAACCCAATTAACAGGTATTGAAATTAGCCCAGAGGCTATTGAATGCGCACGTTTATCAGCTCAGGAATTAGGGCTAGAACATGTCGAGTTTCAAGCGTTAGATTCAACAGGCTATGCATTAGCAAAAGAGTCTGTTCCTGAATTAGTGCTTGTTAATCCACCAAGAAGAGGTATTGGTGAGGCATTATGCGGCTATCTAAATAAAATGAAACCTCGCTTTATCCTTTACTCAAGTTGTAATGCTCAAACCATGGCAAAAGATATCCAGCAACTTTCACATTATCAGATAGATAGAGTGCAATTGTTTGATATGTTTCCGCATACTTCTCACTATGAAGTCCTTACGTTATTAGTATTACAAGATGACTAA
- a CDS encoding multidrug effflux MFS transporter, whose amino-acid sequence MQNLKALLLVMVLLGPLGIDLYLPTIPTIAQDLGSSVSLIQSTIALFILVLGVGQLISGPLVDRFGRKPIAIAGILIYIVGSVIATISTDSTLFIISRLLQASAVCCTSVVAFTCVRDCFNGNEAARVFGFLNGTLNIIPALAPLLGGLLAEYWGWRAPFGFLIFYSVFVLILITRFLPETKPENTAQSKQKLGKTYLEILCSKRFLTFALVNAGTMGMALTYVSFAPIVLMNDAKLSALIFSIVFGVNGFWIMFVSFYANRVIHRAGRPVCLILGSGLMGLGCVSLLGSLLLIPAAMQDHWLIYMLPVASACAGLAFIMGPATSYALEPYSKTAGIASALVGFIQMAGGAAFGLTALASPVQPKLALAIVMLLGSLLALNAYRVSHKEALIEKQATPE is encoded by the coding sequence ATGCAGAACTTAAAAGCGTTGTTATTAGTGATGGTGTTATTGGGACCTTTGGGGATCGATCTCTATTTACCGACGATACCTACGATTGCTCAAGATTTAGGAAGTAGCGTATCCCTTATCCAATCAACTATCGCTTTATTTATTTTAGTCTTAGGTGTAGGGCAACTTATATCGGGACCTTTAGTGGATAGGTTTGGTCGTAAACCTATCGCTATCGCGGGAATACTTATCTATATTGTGGGTTCTGTTATTGCAACAATTTCGACAGACTCAACGCTTTTTATTATCTCGCGATTATTACAAGCTTCAGCTGTGTGCTGTACTTCTGTTGTCGCTTTTACCTGTGTTCGTGACTGTTTTAATGGTAATGAAGCCGCCCGCGTTTTTGGTTTTTTAAATGGTACGTTAAATATTATCCCTGCATTGGCGCCATTATTAGGTGGATTATTAGCAGAATATTGGGGATGGCGTGCTCCTTTCGGGTTCTTAATTTTCTATTCAGTGTTTGTGTTGATTTTGATCACCCGCTTTTTACCAGAAACAAAGCCTGAAAATACTGCTCAATCAAAGCAAAAATTAGGTAAAACATACCTTGAGATTTTATGCAGCAAACGCTTTTTGACTTTTGCTTTAGTGAATGCGGGGACAATGGGGATGGCATTAACCTATGTGTCATTCGCCCCAATTGTATTGATGAATGATGCAAAATTATCAGCACTGATTTTTTCTATTGTTTTTGGTGTAAATGGTTTTTGGATCATGTTTGTTAGTTTTTATGCAAACCGCGTTATTCACCGTGCCGGCAGACCTGTTTGTTTGATCTTAGGGAGTGGGCTGATGGGATTAGGCTGTGTGAGCTTGTTAGGTAGCTTGTTGCTTATTCCAGCCGCAATGCAGGATCATTGGTTGATCTATATGCTTCCTGTGGCAAGTGCTTGTGCGGGGCTTGCTTTTATTATGGGACCCGCGACAAGTTATGCACTTGAACCTTATTCAAAAACAGCAGGTATTGCCTCTGCATTAGTGGGTTTTATTCAAATGGCAGGTGGTGCAGCCTTTGGTTTAACCGCGTTGGCTTCACCAGTACAACCGAAATTAGCGTTAGCTATTGTGATGTTACTTGGCAGTTTATTAGCGTTGAATGCTTATCGAGTAAGCCACAAAGAAGCGTTAATAGAAAAACAGGCTACACCAGAATAG